A region from the Acomys russatus chromosome 24, mAcoRus1.1, whole genome shotgun sequence genome encodes:
- the LOC127207468 gene encoding olfactory receptor 141 has product MKNITEATTFVLKGLTDDTELQIILFFLFLAIYLVTLIGNVGLIILVVADPQLHNPMYCFLSVLSSVDACYSSDITPNMLVGFLSKTKIISLHGCATQLFLAITCGTTECFILAAMAYDRYVAIHNPLMYVVSMSPRVYVPLIIASYAVGILHAVIHTVATFSLSFCRSNVLRHIFCDIRPLLTISCSETYVNELLLFFFVSFVELVTILIVLVSYAFILLTILKMNSAEGRKKVFSTCGAHLTAVSIFYGTILFMYVRPSSNYSLEHDMIVSTFYTIGIPMLNPIIYSLRNKDVKEAMRRVLKKISY; this is encoded by the coding sequence ATGAAGAACATCACAGAAGCAACTACATTTGTTCTCAAGGGACTCACAGACGACACTGAACTCCAGAtcattctcttttttctctttctagcaATTTACCTTGTTACTCTAATAGGAAATGTAGGACTTATCATTTTAGTCGTTGCAGATCCTCAACTGCACAACCCAATGTACTGCTTCCTCAGTGTGCTGTCCTCTGTGGATGCCTGCTATTCCTCAGATATCACCCCAAATATGCTCGTAGGTTTTCTGTCCAAAACCAAAATCATTTCACTCCATGGTTGTGCAACACAGTTGTTCCTTGCTATTACATGTGGAACCACAGAATGCTTTATTTTGGCAGCAATGGCATATGATCGATACGTAGCCATTCACAATCCACTTATGTATGTAGTAAGCATGTCTCCTAGAGTGTATGTGCCACTCATCATTGCTTCCTATGCTGTTGGAATTCTGCATGCTGTTATCCACACAGTGGCCACGTTCAGCCTGTCTTTCTGTCGGTCCAATGTACTCAGACATATATTTTGTGATATACGTCCGTTACTTACAATTTCTTGCTCTGAAACTTATGTAAATGAGCTCCTGCTGTTCTTCTTTGTAAGTTTTGTGGAGCTAGTCACCATCCTGATTGTTCTGGTCTCCTAtgcttttattctgttgacaatTCTGAAGATGAATTCagctgaagggagaaagaaagtttTCTCAACATGTGGAGCTCACCTCACTGCTGTGTCTATTTTTTATGGAACAATCCTCTTCATGTATGTAAGACCAAGTTCCAACTATTCTTTGGAGCATGACATGATAGTGTCCACTTTCTACACCATTGGAATCCCCATGCTCAACCCCATTATCTACAGTCTGAGGAACAAAGATGTAAAAGAGGCAATGAGAAGagtattgaaaaaaatttcatattAA